CCCCGCCTTGGTTTAAATTATCGTCGATTAGAGGCCGGCACCGAGCATGGCCATACCGTCCGCAGCGCGGCAGGAGTAACCCCACTCGTTGTCATACCATGAGCAGACTTTGACGAAGTTGCCTTCGAGCACCATGGTGATGCTGGCGTCGAGGATCGAGCTGTGTGGGTTGCTGACGATGTCCTGAAGAACCAATGGATCTTCGGAATACTCGAGAACCCCCTTCATCGGACCATCAGCAGCGGCCTTGAAGGCTGCGTTGACTTCCTCGGCGGTGGTGTTGGTCTTGAGGATGGCGGTAAAGTCAGTGAGTGAGCCGGTGGGAGTAGGCACGCGGAAGGCGCCGCCGTTCAGCTTGCCCTTCATCTCAGGGATGACCTCGCCGATCGCGCGGGCAGCTCCTGTGGAGGACGGCACGATGTTGACAGCTGCGGAGCGGGCACGACGAAGGTCGCCGTGTGGTGCGTCGAGCAGGTTCTGGTCGCCCGTGTAACTGTGAATGGTGCTCATGAAGCCTTTTTCAATCCCCCAGCTGTCGTTAAGCACTTTGACAAGGGGTGCGAGGCAGTTGGTGGTGCATGATGCATTGGAAACGATGTGGTGTTTTGCCGCATCGTAGAGGCCGTCGTTGATACCGATACACATGGTGAGATCAGGATCTGAAGCAGGTGCGGAGATAAGCACTTTCTTGGCTCCGGCCTGGATGTGCTTGGATGCACCTTCGCGGGAACAGAAGAAGCCGGTAGACTCGAGAACGACGTCTACGTTGAGCTCTGCCCATGGGAGGGCTGCGGGGTCACGCTCAGCGGTGGCGTGAATCTTATGGCCGTCAACGACGATCGACTCATCATCATAGGTCACGCTGTAGGAAACACGACCCTGTGAGGAGTCATACTTCAGCAAGTGTGCCAGAGTCTTGTTATCGGTGAGGTCGTTAATTGCGACGACATTTTCAAGTTCGCCTCTCTCTACAAGGGCGCGCAGTACGTTGCGGCCGATGCGTCCAAATCCATTAATTGCGTAATTAGCCATGGTGTTATCCTTTTTGATTATCAGGGTTGAGCCGAGCCACAGGGGCGGCGCGGGGGCGGAGATTATGGTTGCCAATTTCCACACGTCAACACCTGCGTGGATCATTTATTGACGTAAATGCCGCATATCTTGAGGGGGAAATGACGGCATCACCCGGTCGATCAACTGTTTTTTAAGTTGCTTATCTGGAAAACCACGCCTAAGGCTCGCCCCCACCGCCCAGGCTAGTCATCGTGAGAGTTACGTGATATTGAGCCCAAGCGGACATATCACCAACTATCCATACCATGACTGACGTACCCTTTTCCTCCCTCGGCCTCTGTGATGAGCTGCTTGAGGCTATCCACGACCAGGGCTTTGAAAGCCCATCACCTATCCAGGCCCTCGCTATCCCGCCCATATTGGAGGGAAAGGATATCGTAGGCCTCTCTGAAACAGGCTCGGGAAAAACCGCCGCGTTCACGCTGCCGGCGCTGCAGATGATCGACACCCAGGCCGATGTCGCCCAGGTGCTCATCCTGTCGCCGACCCGTGAACTCTGTGTCCAGGTCTGTGAAGAGGTTCATCGACTCGGAAGCCATATCAAGGGGCTGCGCGCGGTTCCGGTGTATGGCGGCACTCCCATCGACCGCCAGATCAACCAGCTTCAGCGCGGTGCCCATATTATCGTGGGAACCCCTGGCCGACTGCTTGACCACCTGCGCCGGAAAACACTGAAGCCCGCCACCATCAAGCTGGCCATCCTCGACGAGGCTGACCGCATGCTCGATATGGGATTCCGTGAAGACATGGAGGATTTGCTCGGCGCGATGCAGACCGACCACCAGACGCTCTTTTTCTCTGCCACCATGAACAAACAGGTGCAGAAGCTGATCCAGAAATTCGGCAACAACCCGGAAGAGATCTCGATCCACGGGGAAACCAAAACCGTCTCCACCGTCACCCAGACGTATTACGAGGTGCGCAGTCGATCCAAAGTCGAGGTGCTCACCCGCTTGCTCGATATGGACAACCCGCGGCTGGCGGTCATTTTCTGTAATACCAAGCGCAGTGTCGACGAGTGCACGGACGCACTGACCGCACGAGGTTATGCGGCTGACAAACTTCACGGCGACATCGGCCAGCAAGCGCGCGAGCGCACCACCAAACGGTTCCGCGAAGGAAAGTTCGACCTGCTCGTGGCCACCGACGTCGCGGCACGTGGTCTGGACATTGATGATGTGGAGGCTGTCTTCAACTACGACATTCCCCAGGACCCGGAAGACTATGTGCACCGGATTGGCCGGACTGGCCGCGCCGGCCGCGAAGGTCGCGCGGTGAGTTTTGTTTTTGGTCGGGATATCTACCGCCTGCAAAGCATCGAGCGCTACACCAAACAGCATATCCAACGCGCCAAGATCCCGACCCAGGAAGAGGTCGAAGGGGTCAGGGCCGACCAGCTCTTTGATCTGGTGCAAGGCCGCCTGGAAAAAGAAGCCAACCACGGTTTCCGCCATTACATCGACCGTTTGCTCGACCAAGGCCACACAGCCACCGACATTGCAGCGACCCTATTTGAGCTGCTGCGCGAATCCCTCGGCCGGGAAGGTGAGGAAATCATCGAAGACCGCCCAGATTACAAACCTGAAAAGGACCGCGGCGCACGCCGTAGTCGGGAAAAGGGGGAGGATCGCGACAACCGCAGGGGAAAACGCAGCGACCGGGGAGGCGAACGTGACGGAAAACGTGGCGCCCGTGGGGGTGAGCACAAAAAAGAGGCCGGTATGGCCACGCTCTTTGTCAGCCTTGGCAAGGCAGCCGGCGTGCGTCCGAGCGACTTGTTAGGCATGTTCTACCGCGAGGGAAAAATCCCCGACAACTCGGTGGGGCGCATCCAGCTCTTTGATCGACACTCGCTGGTGGATGTGGACGAGAAAGTCGCCGCCAAGCTCTGTGCCAATCTCTCCGATTCCAAATTGCGCAATCAACGCTTCCGCATCGGCCCTGATCGTATGGGGTAGCAGATCATTGAAAATGGACAGTGGACCATGAACAACGAAGAGATGAAATACGGTGTTATCGGTGACGATACCCTGACCACTCCGGAGAAACTGGAAAAATACACGGGGGTGGTCGACTGGGAATACCTCAAACCACACTTTGAGTCGGGTGCCCTGATCTACGTCGACCCCTGCCTGGGTATCACCGACGTCGGTCAAGCACTGGCCGATGACGCCAAGGACCGCATCGAAGCCTGGCTGAAATCGGGTGACCTGGTCAAACCCTCCGAACTTCATGCCCAGTGGTGGCAGGAGAACCCGCAGGAGTTTACCGCATTGGTGGTGTCGCCGTTTGTGCTGATGCAGCCGGTGGGGTCGATATAAACTCCATGTTTTAATCTCCAAATACCAAGTGTGAGCGCCGAGGCTGGCCTTCGCATGTCACTGTTACCGATCCGATTATCTTCAAATATCAGCACGATTTGATATTTGATAGTCTTGACCTGCATTACTCATTAGTGAATTGTGAGTATTTTACTACGCACCTCCAACTACCCCCGATCAATCCATGAAAAACGAACCTGTTATTTTCAACAATACTGTCCTGCGTGACGGTCACCAGTCACTTGCCGCGACCCGGATGAAAACCGAGCAGATGCTTGCTGCCTGTCCCATCCTCGACAGCATGGGTTATGGGTCATTGGAAACCTGGGGTGGTGCCACCATTGATGCCGGACTTCGTTTCCTCAATGAATTTCCCTTTGACCGGCTGGACGCGCTCAAGGCCGCCTGCCCGAAGACGCCACACATGATGTTGTTGCGAGGCCAGAACATCGTGCAGTATGCCCACTTTCCCAACGACATCGTGGAGGCCTTCATCCACT
The Akkermansiaceae bacterium DNA segment above includes these coding regions:
- the gap gene encoding type I glyceraldehyde-3-phosphate dehydrogenase; the encoded protein is MANYAINGFGRIGRNVLRALVERGELENVVAINDLTDNKTLAHLLKYDSSQGRVSYSVTYDDESIVVDGHKIHATAERDPAALPWAELNVDVVLESTGFFCSREGASKHIQAGAKKVLISAPASDPDLTMCIGINDGLYDAAKHHIVSNASCTTNCLAPLVKVLNDSWGIEKGFMSTIHSYTGDQNLLDAPHGDLRRARSAAVNIVPSSTGAARAIGEVIPEMKGKLNGGAFRVPTPTGSLTDFTAILKTNTTAEEVNAAFKAAADGPMKGVLEYSEDPLVLQDIVSNPHSSILDASITMVLEGNFVKVCSWYDNEWGYSCRAADGMAMLGAGL
- a CDS encoding DEAD/DEAH box helicase, with amino-acid sequence MTDVPFSSLGLCDELLEAIHDQGFESPSPIQALAIPPILEGKDIVGLSETGSGKTAAFTLPALQMIDTQADVAQVLILSPTRELCVQVCEEVHRLGSHIKGLRAVPVYGGTPIDRQINQLQRGAHIIVGTPGRLLDHLRRKTLKPATIKLAILDEADRMLDMGFREDMEDLLGAMQTDHQTLFFSATMNKQVQKLIQKFGNNPEEISIHGETKTVSTVTQTYYEVRSRSKVEVLTRLLDMDNPRLAVIFCNTKRSVDECTDALTARGYAADKLHGDIGQQARERTTKRFREGKFDLLVATDVAARGLDIDDVEAVFNYDIPQDPEDYVHRIGRTGRAGREGRAVSFVFGRDIYRLQSIERYTKQHIQRAKIPTQEEVEGVRADQLFDLVQGRLEKEANHGFRHYIDRLLDQGHTATDIAATLFELLRESLGREGEEIIEDRPDYKPEKDRGARRSREKGEDRDNRRGKRSDRGGERDGKRGARGGEHKKEAGMATLFVSLGKAAGVRPSDLLGMFYREGKIPDNSVGRIQLFDRHSLVDVDEKVAAKLCANLSDSKLRNQRFRIGPDRMG
- a CDS encoding DUF2288 domain-containing protein; its protein translation is MNNEEMKYGVIGDDTLTTPEKLEKYTGVVDWEYLKPHFESGALIYVDPCLGITDVGQALADDAKDRIEAWLKSGDLVKPSELHAQWWQENPQEFTALVVSPFVLMQPVGSI